The DNA window CCTTCTACTGCAAAAAAGAACGGCTAACATCAGGCAAGGAGGAGAAATATGTTTCCCCGGCGGCGGTTTTGATCCTAAAATAGATAAGAATTATCAGGAAGCTGCAATTAGAGAAACCATGGAAGAACTTGGAATCAAAAGAGACAAAATAAAAATCGATGGAGTTTTTGATACTCTTGTCAATCCCAACGGAAAGATCGTGAATACATTTGTCGGGAAACTGATGATCGATAGTTTAGATGAACTGAGGATCCATAAAAAAGAAGTAGAGAAAATTCTAATAGTTCCAGTATCCTTTTTTTTCAAAAAAAACCCTAAAGAAT is part of the Candidatus Cloacimonadota bacterium genome and encodes:
- a CDS encoding CoA pyrophosphatase; the encoded protein is MDREIYKNFLHNLPSKPYIVGKNNFFISSVFVPFVFLEGEYYLLLQKRTANIRQGGEICFPGGGFDPKIDKNYQEAAIRETMEELGIKRDKIKIDGVFDTLVNPNGKIVNTFVGKLMIDSLDELRIHKKEVEKILIVPVSFFFKKNPKEYKIKIQAQSYYLDKEGKEISILPVKELGLPEKYAKSWG